Part of the Panicum virgatum strain AP13 chromosome 4N, P.virgatum_v5, whole genome shotgun sequence genome is shown below.
TGAATTTATATCAAACGGCTTAGAACCCCCAAAAAACTTGTTTCCTATGTTAAAGTTGAGTCCAAATAAGGATAAGAGAGCCATATCATATTCAATGCTTGGTAGCATCTGATATTTATTTCATGCTCTAAAGTATTTCATTAATTTAGATTATAAATCTCAGCATAAACTTGTAGGGAATTCTTGTTTCGAGTCTAGAACTTTTTTCTCTAAACACTTACTAGCttatttatttttgaactagTTATATGTCAAATTAAGTTATCAAAACATCGTAATGTTTCATGATTCCAGTTGCTCTTACATTAATTGGTGGAGTGCAACATGTTGATGCTTCTGGAACAAAGGTTCGTGGAGAACCCCATATGCTTCTTGTTGGTGATCCAGGTACAATATTCATGACATGTATAGACAAGTAGCagtttctccctccctccctccctaaaATGGAGCAATATTCTCCATGGGAATGCACAGATGAACTTCTTTAGAGAGAAGAGGACAGGAGCTCTGCCTAGTGCAAAAAACAAAATAGATGTTCCATGAAGGCGCCTGGAGACTATTGCATGGACATGACCATGGCTGTTGGAATCTAGTTTGGACTCCAGTCCTTACATCCATAATATTTTGTGGTTGCCCTATGTCATTTCAAAATTGACTAGGGTGTCGATAGTCTGACTCAGAAAAAGAAAGGACGCAGGGGTCCTGGTAGCAATGCTAGAGGCATCGGAAGAAAAGAAATGTAATTGCCAGTTGcaatgtgttcgagaaaaaaataacTGATAGTTAAAACAAATAAGCACTATCGGTGTCATGTTTAGGTCTTTATGTGGGTGGATGGAGAGGGTATTCATGAGAGGTTTCTGGACTTTGTCAGCAGAGCTAGGGAGCCATGGTCTGCTGCTGCAACAGTGAGATGTGGGTAGAGAGGGAAAATAGATTTAGACCAAAGACACATGGTCCTGCTTATATTGAAAGCAAAAGTTCTGCTGGGGTTGCCAGCTTACAGATCAGGGCTCAAGCCGTGAGGCAGCACAGATTACACCACAACTTCAAAAGCTAAGATCACTAAACCTCCCTCACAGAGCaacagaaaaatagaaaaatgccaGCTCCCTCCCTTTTTACCCACCAAGCGCAAAAAGCAAATCTACAGCTAAATATAGATTGTTAGATTAGATGAAACAGCAGCTCAGTATATGACGATCGCCTGGGTCAGATCTTCCACAACTCCAGGTTCAAATTCCGCAGCATCTCTTCCCTTTTTGTTTGCTCCTCCTTCGACGCCATCTTGCACCAAAGTTGGAGGAAACCGATTGTTTTGTAGGGGTTAGTAATCCAAGTATTTGAGAACACCCAATCATTTCTGGTATGCCACAACGCCCAACACAATCCAGCTAGCAAGTAAATCAATGTTGAGATCCCCTTTCTCCCCGGAAGCCCGATCATTTGAGTTGTGAAGTCGTTGAGACTCGAAGGAATATTATTCCACCCCAAGCTATCTCTCACCCAGCACCACACAAAAGAAGCTAGGGGGCATCTGAAAACAAGGGATCCGCATCCTTGGGCTCATTTCAGAGTTTGCATTCCTTGGGCGGCCCATCCCAATTCTTTTTTCTCAGTTGATCAGCCGTTTGCAATCTATCGTGCCATAGCATCCACAGAAAAATCTGAATCTTCAGCGGAAGTTTTGTCTTCCACATATCCACCATCGTCTGATCCACACACCCAGGATTGATGATAAATTGAAGGAAAATAAGATAGTAGATTGATTTCTTGCTTAATTCCAAGAGGCGAGCTGGTTGCCAATTATATAGGCAGACCTTGACCCTAACTATTCCTGAAAACAGAGATAGAAAAAGTTTTAGGGAAGGAAAGGCAAAATTGCATCTATATTTTGTTCCATTGAATTTCAGGTACTGGTAAATCCCAGTTTTTAAAGTTTGCTGCTAAATTGAGCAACCGCTCTGTGATTACAACTGGTCTTGGAAGCACAAGTGCTGGTTTAACTGTCACAGCTGTCAAGGATGGAGGTACTATGTCTGACAGCATTATTCTTTGTAtttgagttttttttgttttatctgAATCTAATAATGATTTTATTTTGGGGGTGCTGCTCTAATGTCAGGAGAGTGGATGCTTGAGGCTGGTGCTCTTGTTCTGGCTGATGGTGGTTTATGTTGCATTGATGAATTTGACAGGTTAACAATCAACAATAGATTTTTGATTTAATACCATTGGCTAGTGCCATCATAGTGCTCTTTGATTATCTGAAATTCAACACATTCTAATTCCTAAACAGTGTTAGACATCATCTGACagtgcaaaaaaaatattaataataCTTGCCTCTGCAGCTCTGATATCCAATAACAGTGCTGTGTACGAGGTGCATACACATGCCCAGTATAGATGTCCAATAATGACggttattttttttttggtacaCACATGTATGAGATGTATACATATGCATGCAACAAGTAAACACCGCCCTCTTTAATGGAGTAAACTACGCCAAAATTTGGGCCCCCTTTACCATATGCCCCTTGGTGGCGCTCTGGTGGCACTGCTCCAGGGCTGGGTCTGATGAGTGATGACCACTAATTTTCCTGGACACACGAGATTTCAGATAGTCTGCATGTATAGTTTTTACCTGATTTATTTTCCATGACAACTGACAAGTGGGTagttccttttcttttgctggACATGAATGGATAGTTCATATATTTCCATGACAGTGATGGCCACTCATTTGTTTGCTCGTCCTATCAGAGTGTGGTCCATACTTTTTATAAGCCGTGACGTGTTACGTAACACTTTTGGATTCTTGCTAAAATTAATGCAAATATAGTTTCATAATCTAATTATTGTGGAGGTCTATGACACCTTAATCTGACATTCTTGTCAATAGCATGCGAGAGCATGACagaacaacaatacatgaaGCCATGGAGCAACAGACAATAAGTATTGCAAAGGTATAGTTTCTTTGAAAGTTTGCCTGTTTCTGTAGCCCACCCAGGCGTTGTGTTAGCCTGCCTAGGCGGCTGGGCGGTGGTGACTTGCCACACATCGCCTTACCGCCGTAAGAACCATGCTAGTGTGCACTTTTGACTCAGCATTATTGCTTCTTTGTCTTCCAGGCTGGACTAGTTACAACGCTCAGTACAAGGACTACTGTATTTGGTGCCACTAATCCAAAGGGGAAATACGACCCTGATGAAAGTAGGTGCTTTTACACATCAAGCAATTATATAGCTTAGTTACTTAAGTTGAACATTGTCAGAAGTCAGCACTATGTTGCAGGCATATGTACTTCTCGATTCCACTATGTTATAGGGCTATTGGACAATTATATTACAAGGCTAGTTAATTTCTTAAGATTTATTTGGAGGACTTCCATAACCTTTAAATTGGCCCAAACCCTTTTCAATCTACTTAAAAATATTAGTTTAGCAAGGGATTAAAAAACAAATCCGTGCTTCTAAGCTTTTATCATTGGCCCTTCCTAAGTTCTTGGATAAATGTTGTTTCAATACAaagttttttttggatttttggaaaGATACTACTGTCCGTAAAATACTTTGATTTTGGAAAGATAAGAGGTGTTTGGAACTTTGGATGCAATGAATTCTATAGTGTTGGAGACCATGGTATTGCTAAAACTGTCATTTTTTTGGAGTTCTAGGCCTTGTTTGGACACTAAGCTCTTTTGGGAGTTTTAGAAAAAATGCTCCGGTTctgcaaaatattttggttTGGAAAGCTAAGAGTGctttagatgcaaaatttgagaaccatgtTATTTCTAAGGCAGTCCTTTAGAAGTTAAAtagcttttcttcttcttctaaacCACGGTTTTCCATGTCTCTGGCCTCTGAAACTAGAGTGATACCATGTTTGTTCAAAACTACAACATCCAAACGGGTCGGTAGTAACTGCTCTCGCGATCTCTTTTTCTAAACCATGGTTTTGCACACTCTGGTCTCCGAAACTACAGTTTCTTAAAATCATGTTCTTTTAAAACTACATCCAGAAAGGCCTTATCCATTCTGATCACTGTATCTTTGCTTTTTCCCTTTCAGGCTTATCTGTGAATACAACACTTTCAGGACCATTGTTGAGTAGATTTGACATAGTTCTTGTTCTCTTGGATACACAAAATGATGATTGGGATAAAATAGTTTCGTCGCATATATTGAAGGAGGTAAGTTTCGTTGTTATTATGTTGGACCTACTCAACTGTCTGCATCTTGAATGTTCTTAATCTTTAGGCATGAAAATAACCCAGTGGATTGTCAATCAACATGAAAATTTTCTATTAAGTGAATTTTTAAAAAAGTGCAGAGTTTTGATGAAAAGAAAGACAAGACAAATGCTTCTGATGCAAATTGGACACTCCCCAAGTTGAGAAGGTAGAGACCCTTTTCATGTCTTGTTTACCTCACATGATGATAAGGCTGAGCTTAGAGACTGGTGCCCAGCAatacaaataaatttattttgttatgtTTTATTTTAATATCCTTATCTCATGTCAGTTTCTGAAAACACTGTTTGGCAGATCATAAATAATGACCACCAAAAAGTTCCAAGTGTATTTTGCTGAATGCCTGAATGTGCTGTTCAGTGCTGAAATTTTCATTGCCAATACTATACAATGATACCTTAGTAAATCAAAATTCCAGGTACATCAATTATGTAAAGTGGTTTAAACCCGTGCTGACAAAGGAGGCAGAAAGAGTTATCTCGAGCTATTATCAGCGTCAGAGAAAATCAGGAACACATAATGCAGGTTAGCCACACAAATATTAATTCCTAACCTTAAGAGTTTCCCGCCTCTTCAAAAATTTGCTTCTGTTGCAGCAAGAACAACGGTACGCATGCTTGAAAGTTTGATAAGGCTTGCACAAGGCATGTCGTGTTATCTCCTGGGATTCTTTTACTCCTTTTGACAATTGCTTACCCCGCCCTTACAGTTTATTTTGTCTGCTGTAGCACATGCAAGGCTAATGTTCAGAAATGAGGTTAAACAACTAGACGCCATTGCTGCCATATTATGCATTGAATCCTCCACGACAACATCTCCAATAGTGGACATTGTTGGAAATGCTCTGCACTCAATTTTTACAGATAACCCTGACGAAGAATGTATCCTAACTTGTGATTTTTTAGCCTACTTATTTGGATTCAAGTCATTTCATCAGTAAAAACTTCAAACTGAATTCTCTTTGCtgtttttttgttattttttttatatctaCAAAAATACTAGTCTATTTCTTCGGCATGCCTGTGGAAGCAAGGATATTCATGAGAGGAATCTATTCTCCCCCGTAAATTGTTAATTTTGCCGCAGAATGTATGTCCTGCTCATAACTGGATCCTTGCCACTTGAGATGCTTCCATCATGAATACAGCTGGATTCTTTAAATCTCAACCAGCTTTCCTCTGTCTTTGTTTTTCTTGACATGTTGTAGATAAAACACAGGAGGAGGAGATCCTTAAGAAGCTTGGACTAATTGAAGATTCCCCATAATTCAATACAAATCATCAGCTGCTGCATCTTGTGCTATTCTGCACAATGAATCAGTGACATGCTAAGGTGAACTTGCTGCTTATCTGTACTGGCAGTATGGCGTGCCATTTAAAATtgctactccctctgttccaaattataggttgttttgacttctctaaatatatatttttgctatgtatctagacatagggTACGTCTAGGTGCATCAAAAATGACCTatctagaaaaaccaaaacgacctataatttgtaACGGAGTAAGATAATTAGATTGACAATCAGCATTCCATAAATGAACTACTAAATTAGGTATTGCAGGTACATAATTCCATAAGAATGATGTCAGTAATGAATTCATGTTTACAATTTTATGTCGTGCAGTGAGTCGCCTATCCTCGAAGCTTGTGGATCATCTATAAGACTTGGAAAAACTGCTTCCAAAATTCTAGAAAGGCCAAAAACCAAAGCATGATGTTCTTGCTTAATCGATGCTTCACCATTTACTGGTTTATATGTGACTGTGAGATTCAGTTACCTGCTATTCAGTTTATGCCGGGTTGACTTCATATGCAGGGTCTTGGTTGGATGAGGTCTACCTTTGCAGTTCATGGTGTATATACATATGGGCTTTGTAACACGTAACGTTTTTCATTTTGCAGTTCATGATTGGATGAGGTCTACCTTTGCAGCTCATAGTTGGATGGGCTTTATAATTTGCAGTTCATGGTGCACATTCGTCATATAAAATTTTGCAATCTGTATCAGATAGGCTTCGTAACGTGTACCATCTTTTCTTTGTCACTCAGGAATTTATCTTATGACATCTATGGTCTATCTGTTCAAATTGGAACAAGTTTGACTAGCTGAATGAGTTTGCCCTCCTTTGTTAATCGTCATGTGGTTGTTTGGTGAGACATTTGACAATGTGGAGAAGACGCTAGGATCTGGAATTTCAATGATGTGGAGCGAACAGCAGTTGGAAGTATGCCTGTCGCCACTCACCAGTCAAGCAGTGGGTTTCGGTTGGAACTTGGAAGTATTGGCAGCCGCCAAGCCAGTCAGGCAAAGCGTCAATGTACATGACCGTGACGCAAGCACTGtattttcttctctcttttttttgaaaagatactgcattttcttttttgagaTTTCTTTTGCAAGCTACAATTGGAGATCGATGCAGCTCTAACACGGAATTTGAAGCACTACTTTTCCGTAGAAAATAATAGAAGTGGAAAATATTGATAGAAAAGGCATGAAAAGAATATGATAACCAGCGCCGCTCAGCAAAAGCACTAAGTTGCCTGGATCAAAAGAAACCTCTCAGGTCCTCGACAAATACATGAATCGACGGCGGGCATCCTACGGAGTACTGTATGATACGACAATAAAACGAGAACAAAACAGCAAGCACTGCCTCCGCCCTGGCCGTCGGCCCCCTAGAACGCGCCGAGGTGCACGGCCACGAGCCCGGCCAGGCCCAAGCCGGCCcacgcggcggcgctgagcccggcggcgccggaggtggACTtcttggccggcggcgagaggacCGTGACCGGGGTCTTGGACGtggcgccgccggagctcgaggGCGACTTGGGGGTCGTGGCGGGAGTGGCGTCCGGGGTGGTGTCCGCGGCGTCCGGGGCCGAGGCCACggcaggcgccggcgccggcgccggggcggaCGACTTGGCCGCGGCCACATTCACCACGAGCTTCATGCCGCTGCTGCAGTGACCCGCGACGCCGCAGATGAAGTAGTGCTTGCCGGCGGTCTTGAGGGTCACGGTGGTGGAGCCGGCGCTGTCGCTGCTGAGCGCGTTGCTGGAGGAGCAGGCGGCGTAGTCCGCCGCGCTCACCTCGTCCACCGtgtgcgcgccgccggcgtacTTGAACTCTGGAAGAAACAAACAGATCACATCAGCTGCCTTGCACGTACACTTATTTGGGTATAATAAAATGCACAGAGATTAGAGAGCGAGAACAATTAATTCGATAAGTAAAAGCAAGCAGTTCAGGTTACATGGCACCTACCGAGAGTGTCGCCGACTTTGAACTTCTTGCCGCTGGCCCAGGTGGCGTAATCGCCGCTGGTCGTCCAGCCGGAGGCGTCACCGACGGTGTActtggtcgccgccgccgccgcgacgcagCCCACGAGGAGCAGCGCGGCCAAGGCCAGCGACGCGCCACCGGACGCCATTGCAGTAACCAAGACCTGGGATCGATCGATCGTTCGATCGAGCAAATAAAGAGGAACGAAACGAGCAAGCTAGGAGACCAATGCAACGCAGGAGATCGAAGCGAGGTGCAGAGCGGATCGCAAGCCACGGGCCCTTTATACCCATGGCACTGTTCGGGCGACAGACTGTACGTCGCAGCAGCTGGGAGTTGGTGGGGTGGCTTTCGTTGGCGTTGGTTGGGAGCAGGAAGAAGTAGTAGGAATCGCTGACGACGACGATCTCCTCCGATGCACAGACGTCGTTGGACTCGAGATGATGACTTAGAAACGACTCTACCCCGTGACGAGTTTACCTGTCAATCGAGTGCCCTAGCTTTTGGGAAACGAATCCTCTCCATGGTCGTTGGCAAAGCTCTCTGCCGCCTTTTTCAGTTGCCACATCTTTCTCATGGCGAACACGCGTCAggcgttgttgttgttgttctcgCGACGGCCGGGGAAGAAAGACGAGGACATTAATGTAACTGCTGGAGTGCTGCTGGTGGGTTGGCACTGTCACCAGACTGGCCATCTTTGCGCTGTGGTTGGCCATGAAAGGCTTTCATGGGTCACTAACAGTAATAACTACTAGTAGCTCTAAGGGTCCAAGGTCATTTGAGGCCAGATGTTTCTTTATGGAATTGCATTGGACAATTAGCACTTTAGCATGCAGGAGTGCAAGCCAATCCTTGTACCTTGGGGGAATTATCTGTGATCTTACTAACTCTTTGTACTACTCCCTctatcccaaat
Proteins encoded:
- the LOC120669525 gene encoding probable DNA helicase MCM9 isoform X5, with amino-acid sequence MLEELGDLKDAVRKKPVRVRIDVSGSPLEFPEASPSIGKVRVKHMRKLITLKGTVIRSGGVKMIEYERDYMCRKCQHRFPVCPELEAGNRIKLPALCPSKSSRGCGSASFQVIEGTTMCRDYQEIKIQENVQLLGVGSIPRSMPVILMDDLVDSIKPGDDVIITGILSAKWSPDIKDVRSNLDPILLANYVRRTNELKSDLDIPPETEEEFKHFWEEYRLTPLKGRNFILEGICPQIFGLFTVKLAVALTLIGGVQHVDASGTKVRGEPHMLLVGDPGTGKSQFLKFAAKLSNRSVITTGLGSTSAGLTVTAVKDGGEWMLEAGALVLADGGLCCIDEFDSMREHDRTTIHEAMEQQTISIAKAGLVTTLSTRTTVFGATNPKGKYDPDESLSVNTTLSGPLLSRFDIVLVLLDTQNDDWDKIVSSHILKESFDEKKDKTNASDANWTLPKLRRYINYVKWFKPVLTKEAERVISSYYQRQRKSGTHNAARTTVRMLESLIRLAQAHARLMFRNEVKQLDAIAAILCIESSTTTSPIVDIVGNALHSIFTDNPDEEYKTQEEEILKKLGLIEDSP
- the LOC120669525 gene encoding probable DNA helicase MCM9 isoform X1; this encodes MDIDPKFAGKLYSCPGEYLPFLDKAAKRVKDAMLEELGDLKDAVRKKPVRVRIDVSGSPLEFPEASPSIGKVRVKHMRKLITLKGTVIRSGGVKMIEYERDYMCRKCQHRFPVCPELEAGNRIKLPALCPSKSSRGCGSASFQVIEGTTMCRDYQEIKIQENVQLLGVGSIPRSMPVILMDDLVDSIKPGDDVIITGILSAKWSPDIKDVRSNLDPILLANYVRRTNELKSDLDIPPETEEEFKHFWEEYRLTPLKGRNFILEGICPQIFGLFTVKLAVALTLIGGVQHVDASGTKVRGEPHMLLVGDPGTGKSQFLKFAAKLSNRSVITTGLGSTSAGLTVTAVKDGGEWMLEAGALVLADGGLCCIDEFDSMREHDRTTIHEAMEQQTISIAKAGLVTTLSTRTTVFGATNPKGKYDPDESLSVNTTLSGPLLSRFDIVLVLLDTQNDDWDKIVSSHILKESFDEKKDKTNASDANWTLPKLRRYINYVKWFKPVLTKEAERVISSYYQRQRKSGTHNAARTTVRMLESLIRLAQAHARLMFRNEVKQLDAIAAILCIESSTTTSPIVDIVGNALHSIFTDNPDEEYKTQEEEILKKLGLIEDSP
- the LOC120669525 gene encoding probable DNA helicase MCM9 isoform X3 gives rise to the protein MDIDPKFAGKLYSCPGEYLPFLDKAAKRVKDAMLEELGDLKDAVRKKPVRVRIDVSGSPLEFPEASPSIGKVRVKHMRKLITLKGTVIRSGGVKMIEYERDYMCRKCQHRFPVCPELEAGNRIKLPALCPSKSSRGCGSASFQVIEGTTMCRDYQEIKIQENVQLLGVGSIPRSMPVILMDDLVDSIKPGDDVIITGILSAKWSPDIKDVRSNLDPILLANYVRRTNELKSDLDIPPETEEEFKHFWEEYRLTPLKGRNFILEGICPQIFGLFTVKLAVALTLIGGVQHVDASGTKVRGEPHMLLVGDPGTGKSQFLKFAAKLSNRSVITTGLGSTSAGLTVTAVKDGGEWMLEAGALVLADGGLCCIDEFDSMREHDRTTIHEAMEQQTISIAKAGLVTTLSTRTTVFGATNPKGKYDPDESLSVNTTLSGPLLSRFDIVLVLLDTQNDDWDKIVSSHILKESFDEKKDKTNASDANWTLPKLRRYINYVKWFKPVLTKEAERVISSYYQRQRKSGTHNAAHARLMFRNEVKQLDAIAAILCIESSTTTSPIVDIVGNALHSIFTDNPDEEYKTQEEEILKKLGLIEDSP
- the LOC120669525 gene encoding probable DNA helicase MCM9 isoform X4, with the translated sequence MDIDPKFAGKLYSCPGEYLPFLDKAAKRVKDAMLEELGDLKDAVRKKPVRVRIDVSGSPLEFPEASPSIGKVRVKHMRKLITLKGTVIRSGGVKMIEYERDYMCRKCQHRFPVCPELEAGNRIKLPALCPSKSSRGCGSASFQVIEGTTMCRDYQEIKIQENVQLLGVGSIPRSMPVILMDDLVDSIKPGDDVIITGILSAKWSPDIKDVRSNLDPILLANYVRRTNELKSDLDIPPETEEEFKHFWEEYRLTPLKGRNFILEGICPQIFGLFTVKLAVALTLIGGVQHVDASGTKVRGEPHMLLVGDPGTGKSQFLKFAAKLSNRSVITTGLGSTSAGLTVTAVKDGGCCSNVSMREHDRTTIHEAMEQQTISIAKAGLVTTLSTRTTVFGATNPKGKYDPDESLSVNTTLSGPLLSRFDIVLVLLDTQNDDWDKIVSSHILKESFDEKKDKTNASDANWTLPKLRRYINYVKWFKPVLTKEAERVISSYYQRQRKSGTHNAARTTVRMLESLIRLAQAHARLMFRNEVKQLDAIAAILCIESSTTTSPIVDIVGNALHSIFTDNPDEEYKTQEEEILKKLGLIEDSP
- the LOC120669525 gene encoding probable DNA helicase MCM9 isoform X2 → MDIDPKFAGKLYSCPGEYLPFLDKAAKRVKDAMLEELGDLKDAVRKKPVRVRIDVSGSPLEFPEASPSIGKVRVKHMRKLITLKGTVIRSGGVKMIEYERDYMCRKCQHRFPVCPELEAGNRIKLPALCPSKSSRGCGSASFQVIEGTTMCRDYQEIKIQENVQLLGVGSIPRSMPVILMDDLVDSIKPGDDVIITGILSAKWSPDIKDVRSNLDPILLANYVRRTNELKSDLDIPPETEEEFKHFWEEYRLTPLKGRNFILEGICPQIFGLFTVKLAVALTLIGGVQHVDASGTKVRGEPHMLLVGDPGTGKSQFLKFAAKLSNRSVITTGLGSTSAGLTVTAVKDGGEWMLEAGALVLADGGLCCIDEFDSMREHDRTTIHEAMEQQTISIAKAGLVTTLSTRTTVFGATNPKGKYDPDESLSVNTTLSGPLLSRFDIVLVLLDTQNDDWDKIVSSHILKESFDEKKDKTNASDANWTLPKLRRYINYVKWFKPVLTKEAERVISSYYQRQRKSGTHNAARTTVRMLESLIRLAQAHARLMFRNEVKQLDAIAAILCIESSTTTSPIVDIVGNALHSIFTDNPDEECILTCDFLAYLFGFKSFHQ
- the LOC120669526 gene encoding blue copper protein-like, giving the protein MASGGASLALAALLLVGCVAAAAATKYTVGDASGWTTSGDYATWASGKKFKVGDTLEFKYAGGAHTVDEVSAADYAACSSSNALSSDSAGSTTVTLKTAGKHYFICGVAGHCSSGMKLVVNVAAAKSSAPAPAPAPAVASAPDAADTTPDATPATTPKSPSSSGGATSKTPVTVLSPPAKKSTSGAAGLSAAAWAGLGLAGLVAVHLGAF